In Pseudothermotoga hypogea DSM 11164 = NBRC 106472, the following are encoded in one genomic region:
- a CDS encoding DEAD/DEAH box helicase encodes MSSLKDLLNRPSEKPILLIVPTEKEASQIASTLNARYFPGPDVFPFEEVPVSFFVRKGRIETLWSLLNKECKLVVTSVHSASRYTMSVESLKSLSMRFKRNERFVDADWLQRLGYERAYLVRSGGEFAIRGDIIDVFPPVYERPVRIELFGNSIEDIRSFDVISQTSVEKLEEFVLLPAREYACESHDYDTIVGKAGSNGTIFDYADFEILLVDADRCFEEFAKLERQIREFLSDEQYEEYRKYSRLNLAELQRRLQVAKEVQLDLQGLEYSEKKGSLLQVPIIDEEELNVGDFVVHENYGVGVFEAVKPVTNALGTKEYIVIRYEDATIYVPVERLDKIHKYIGDPDVKIDRLHGGTWKRRLDKVKEDLRRKIAELVDIYMRRQEAKGLGLVGDFDLERRFAETFPYVETHDQSVAIQDVLEDLASDRPMDRLLCGDAGYGKTEVALRAAFRCVVSGKQVALLVPTTVLAKQHYRIFKQRMEPFGVSVALLDRSVPKSERNKIVEDLRAGKIDVLIGTSALLSDNVKFSDLGLVIIDEEQNFGVEQKESFKKIRLNVNVLSMSATPIPRTLHMAMNGMRDMSVLTTPPLGRLPVVTYVARYDDRLVRGAILREINRGGQVIYVHNRVEDLREVYEKICRLVPEARIVMAHGQMPTRKLMEAVRSFYERNSDVIVCTSIMQNGIDVPSANTIIVDDAHRYGLAQLYQLRGRVGRSDKRAFAYFLFDSELNLSALKRLQVIREFSGPGSGLKIALKDMEIRGIGTIFGFEQHGNVNAVGLNMYLQILNEELKHTMHAEPLERVDVEIEGVPGSFYIPEDFIENEMERLRTYRRMASCESLKSLDELKAELRDRFGELPEQVEQLIDLFKIRLVAIQKKIKKIAFDETTLKVYTENGSLKLPGKFIYNEKEKVYLLYNVPAERCLLLLKKIFLRD; translated from the coding sequence ATGAGTAGCTTGAAAGATCTTTTGAATCGTCCCTCTGAAAAACCGATCCTCTTGATAGTCCCCACCGAGAAAGAAGCATCACAGATCGCTTCAACCTTGAACGCTCGATACTTCCCAGGTCCAGACGTTTTCCCCTTCGAGGAAGTGCCCGTCTCTTTTTTTGTTCGCAAAGGTCGTATCGAAACGCTCTGGAGCCTCTTGAACAAAGAGTGCAAGCTCGTCGTGACGAGTGTGCATTCTGCGAGCCGCTACACGATGAGTGTTGAGTCTTTGAAGAGTCTTTCGATGAGGTTCAAGCGGAACGAAAGGTTCGTCGATGCAGATTGGCTCCAGAGGCTTGGCTACGAGAGAGCTTACTTGGTGAGGTCGGGTGGCGAGTTCGCCATCAGAGGCGACATCATCGATGTGTTCCCACCGGTCTACGAAAGACCCGTACGGATTGAGTTATTCGGAAATTCGATTGAAGACATCAGAAGTTTCGATGTCATCAGCCAGACTTCAGTTGAGAAGTTGGAGGAATTCGTTCTTTTGCCCGCACGAGAGTACGCGTGTGAGAGTCACGACTACGATACGATCGTCGGAAAAGCCGGCTCGAACGGCACGATATTCGATTACGCAGACTTCGAAATTCTTCTGGTGGATGCAGATAGATGCTTCGAAGAGTTCGCAAAGCTGGAAAGACAGATCAGGGAATTTCTTTCGGACGAACAGTACGAAGAGTACAGAAAATATTCTAGATTGAACCTCGCTGAACTTCAGCGAAGGCTCCAGGTTGCGAAAGAGGTGCAACTCGACCTTCAAGGGCTCGAATACTCCGAAAAGAAGGGTAGTTTGCTCCAAGTTCCCATCATCGATGAGGAAGAACTCAACGTGGGCGATTTCGTGGTACACGAAAACTATGGCGTGGGAGTCTTCGAGGCCGTCAAGCCGGTGACGAACGCCCTCGGTACGAAGGAGTACATCGTGATAAGGTACGAAGATGCAACCATCTATGTGCCCGTCGAAAGATTGGACAAGATCCACAAGTACATTGGCGATCCAGATGTGAAGATCGATCGGCTCCACGGAGGAACGTGGAAGAGAAGGCTCGACAAGGTCAAAGAGGATTTGAGGAGGAAGATAGCCGAACTCGTAGACATCTACATGAGGAGGCAAGAAGCTAAGGGACTTGGACTTGTAGGCGATTTCGACTTGGAACGAAGGTTCGCCGAGACCTTCCCGTACGTTGAAACCCACGATCAATCTGTTGCCATCCAGGATGTTCTGGAAGACCTTGCGAGCGATCGTCCGATGGACAGGCTTCTCTGTGGTGATGCCGGTTACGGCAAGACCGAGGTAGCTCTGAGGGCAGCGTTCAGATGTGTCGTGAGTGGAAAACAAGTTGCCTTGCTCGTCCCTACGACGGTGCTGGCAAAACAGCACTACAGGATCTTCAAACAGAGGATGGAACCATTCGGTGTGTCTGTAGCCCTGCTGGACAGATCGGTTCCAAAGTCTGAGCGAAACAAGATAGTCGAAGATCTCAGAGCAGGGAAAATAGACGTGCTGATAGGAACGAGTGCGTTGCTGTCCGACAACGTCAAATTTTCTGACCTTGGGCTTGTCATCATCGACGAGGAACAGAACTTCGGTGTGGAACAGAAAGAGAGCTTCAAGAAGATCAGGCTGAACGTGAACGTTCTGTCCATGAGTGCCACACCCATACCGAGAACCTTGCACATGGCGATGAACGGTATGAGAGACATGAGTGTCTTGACGACTCCTCCTTTGGGAAGATTGCCCGTGGTGACGTACGTTGCCCGTTACGATGACAGACTCGTCAGAGGTGCGATACTGAGGGAGATCAACAGGGGGGGACAGGTGATCTACGTGCACAACCGTGTTGAAGATTTGCGCGAGGTCTACGAAAAGATCTGTAGACTGGTACCCGAAGCGCGTATCGTCATGGCACACGGTCAGATGCCCACGAGGAAGTTGATGGAGGCGGTCAGAAGCTTTTACGAGAGAAACTCGGACGTGATCGTTTGCACTTCGATCATGCAAAACGGGATAGACGTGCCTTCAGCGAACACGATCATCGTCGACGATGCGCACCGCTATGGTTTGGCCCAACTTTACCAGCTCAGAGGAAGGGTGGGAAGGAGTGACAAAAGGGCCTTCGCGTACTTCCTATTCGATTCCGAACTTAACCTTTCCGCGTTGAAGAGGCTTCAAGTCATAAGGGAATTCTCTGGCCCTGGGAGCGGCTTGAAGATTGCACTCAAAGACATGGAAATAAGAGGCATAGGAACTATCTTTGGTTTTGAACAGCACGGCAACGTGAACGCTGTCGGCTTGAACATGTACTTGCAGATACTCAACGAAGAACTCAAACATACGATGCACGCCGAACCTCTCGAACGTGTGGACGTTGAGATCGAAGGTGTTCCAGGTTCATTCTACATACCTGAAGATTTCATCGAAAACGAGATGGAGAGGCTCAGGACGTACCGAAGAATGGCTTCTTGTGAAAGTCTGAAATCGCTCGACGAGCTGAAGGCCGAGTTGAGAGACAGATTCGGTGAACTGCCCGAACAGGTGGAACAACTGATCGATCTGTTCAAGATAAGGCTCGTGGCGATCCAAAAGAAGATCAAAAAGATCGCTTTCGACGAAACGACTTTGAAGGTTTACACCGAAAACGGTTCACTAAAACTGCCTGGAAAGTTCATCTACAACGAGAAAGAGAAGGTGTATCTGCTCTACAATGTTCCCGCGGAAAGATGTCTTTTATTGCTCAAAAAGATCTTCCTAAGGGACTGA
- a CDS encoding adenine nucleotide alpha-hydrolase family protein translates to MRFAAESELQETAHRLIQEIRSVVWDKNVIVAFSGGEDSSLAAFLCKLALGPERVILSTVDWGQFTYRTIKENVAASALRLGLRHIVLDGTERQRKVWRYGPNCNECTRFAKLLTIRTTFPDSVIVTGSNQFDSWGRIGPKVHDNFYSPLKELTKDSIRQLLKLFQIQPVKVGESSIREGCKLKHLMKMLINPAYHGRAVAEANEVLLEFLQRNNKNAQLANVKIIGPLSKNVALVNVHPQLSDEEKQELLSLLKNVDTIDEAYILDKPVRLKILANPGLYNDPSAREDVFRGFIERDFAVSVTPVWIKARNNRLRTFHVVDFEYE, encoded by the coding sequence ATGCGATTCGCAGCTGAAAGTGAACTTCAAGAAACTGCCCATCGTTTGATCCAAGAGATAAGAAGCGTCGTTTGGGACAAGAACGTCATTGTGGCTTTCTCTGGTGGTGAAGACAGCAGTCTTGCGGCTTTCCTCTGTAAGCTCGCACTCGGACCAGAACGCGTGATCCTTTCCACCGTCGATTGGGGACAGTTCACCTACAGAACGATCAAGGAAAATGTGGCTGCTTCGGCGCTGAGACTTGGCCTGAGACACATCGTCTTGGACGGCACCGAAAGACAGAGGAAAGTGTGGAGGTACGGTCCAAACTGCAACGAGTGTACGAGGTTTGCAAAACTGCTCACCATCCGAACCACTTTCCCAGACAGTGTGATCGTCACCGGTTCGAACCAATTTGACAGTTGGGGAAGGATTGGACCCAAAGTCCACGACAACTTTTATTCACCGTTGAAGGAACTCACGAAAGATTCGATCAGACAACTGCTGAAGCTTTTTCAGATCCAGCCTGTGAAGGTCGGTGAGTCCTCAATTCGCGAAGGTTGTAAACTGAAACATTTGATGAAGATGTTGATAAACCCTGCCTACCATGGTAGGGCCGTCGCGGAAGCAAACGAAGTCTTGCTCGAGTTCCTCCAAAGGAACAACAAAAACGCACAGCTCGCCAACGTGAAGATCATCGGACCGCTCTCGAAGAACGTTGCTCTCGTCAACGTGCACCCACAGCTCAGCGACGAAGAAAAGCAAGAACTACTCTCGTTGCTCAAAAACGTTGACACGATCGATGAAGCCTACATACTCGATAAACCTGTGAGACTCAAAATTCTTGCGAATCCTGGCCTGTACAACGATCCAAGTGCACGCGAGGACGTCTTCAGAGGATTCATCGAGAGGGATTTCGCCGTTTCCGTGACGCCCGTTTGGATCAAGGCTCGAAACAATCGCTTGAGAACCTTTCATGTGGTGGACTTCGAATATGAGTAG
- a CDS encoding metallophosphoesterase family protein, with protein MKLLLVSDTHVPVYLKCLPAGLIELAKQVDIVVGLGDYVDLNTVLELKSASRNLYAVHGNMDEVDVKDTLPQVLTVHIGGLNVGLCHGWGPPQQIRERILKLFEEKPHVIFYGHTHFPDDSQLEGTRFINPGSFGENGSVAIVEICDSQLKVNFKKLPIV; from the coding sequence ATGAAACTGCTCTTGGTGAGCGACACGCACGTGCCCGTTTATTTGAAATGCCTACCGGCTGGTTTGATCGAGCTCGCAAAACAAGTAGACATCGTGGTGGGTCTGGGCGACTATGTGGATTTGAACACGGTGCTCGAACTGAAATCCGCTTCTCGGAACCTCTATGCGGTTCACGGCAACATGGACGAAGTAGACGTCAAAGACACTTTGCCGCAAGTGCTCACAGTTCACATTGGTGGGTTGAACGTGGGTTTGTGCCACGGTTGGGGTCCACCTCAGCAGATAAGAGAAAGGATATTGAAGCTTTTTGAAGAGAAACCACACGTTATCTTCTATGGACACACACATTTTCCTGACGACTCACAGCTCGAAGGAACACGTTTCATCAATCCCGGAAGCTTCGGTGAAAACGGCAGTGTTGCCATTGTTGAGATATGCGATTCGCAGCTGAAAGTGAACTTCAAGAAACTGCCCATCGTTTGA
- a CDS encoding ROK family protein, whose amino-acid sequence MNIVGVDLGGTNYAVGLVDENGKILARIDGETKVHEGPDAVVERLASSIMSLSEGKSVLAVGIGSPGSIDHLTGTVKFSPNFPGWTDFPLGEKIEKLTSLKVFVENDANAYALGERTFGVAKGLDHVVCLTLGTGIGGGVITHGVLLRGSTGIGAELGHMNVMPNGPKCGCGARGCLEALASATAIKNFVKDGFERHKDSSLFRNKSAEAVTPKDVFDHAKKGDQFALEIFNIVVDALAAAVGSLINIFNPQIVVLGGGMANAGEFLLAPIEERVKNYVLPTMLGTYRIALSRLGKDAGILGAASIVYERLGKK is encoded by the coding sequence TTGAACATCGTAGGCGTCGATCTGGGTGGAACCAACTACGCGGTCGGTCTCGTCGATGAGAATGGTAAGATCCTGGCAAGGATCGATGGAGAAACGAAGGTTCACGAAGGACCAGACGCGGTCGTCGAAAGGCTCGCAAGTTCGATCATGAGTCTGAGTGAGGGCAAGTCAGTCTTGGCTGTGGGGATCGGCTCTCCTGGAAGCATCGATCATCTCACCGGCACTGTGAAGTTCTCACCGAACTTTCCAGGCTGGACAGATTTTCCGCTGGGTGAAAAGATAGAAAAGCTCACATCGCTGAAAGTCTTCGTCGAAAACGATGCCAACGCTTATGCGCTTGGCGAGCGAACGTTCGGAGTTGCGAAAGGATTGGACCACGTAGTTTGTCTCACGCTCGGAACTGGCATAGGCGGAGGCGTTATAACGCATGGAGTTTTGCTGAGGGGGAGCACAGGTATCGGCGCCGAACTCGGACACATGAACGTGATGCCCAACGGTCCAAAGTGTGGCTGTGGCGCACGTGGATGTCTCGAAGCTTTAGCGTCGGCAACGGCCATAAAGAATTTCGTGAAGGATGGTTTCGAAAGGCACAAAGATTCATCGCTGTTTCGAAACAAGAGCGCAGAAGCGGTGACACCGAAGGATGTGTTCGATCACGCTAAGAAGGGCGATCAGTTCGCGCTCGAGATCTTCAACATCGTCGTCGATGCGTTGGCTGCGGCAGTGGGAAGTCTGATAAACATCTTCAATCCACAGATCGTTGTCCTCGGTGGAGGTATGGCGAACGCCGGTGAATTCTTGCTCGCACCGATCGAAGAGCGCGTCAAAAACTACGTCTTGCCGACCATGTTGGGCACCTATCGCATTGCCTTGAGTCGACTCGGCAAGGATGCGGGCATACTGGGAGCCGCTTCCATCGTTTACGAAAGGTTGGGCAAAAAATGA
- the rho gene encoding transcription termination factor Rho, with amino-acid sequence MGNGQEKNEPITVKINDLEQMTIKQLYELAKQYDIPRYTSMRKRDIIFAILEAQAKSHGLIFGEGVLEILPDGYGFLRSSDNLLPGNNDIYISQSQIKKFNLNTGDIISGVIRPPKEGERYFAMIKIEAVNYKSPELSNERVNFENLTPDYPKERFILETSRDVLSTRLIDLFAPMGKGQRGLIVAPPKAGKTTLLKEIANGIAINHPDTIRIVLLIDERPEEVTDIKESVNAKVIAAPFDMAPDKQIKVAELTLEMSKRLVEYGYDVVILLDSLTRLARVYNIQVPPSGKLLSGGVDPAALYKPKHFFGAARNTREGGSLTIIATALIETGSKMDEVIFEEFKGTGNMELVLSRQLANKRIFPAINLQLSGTRKEELLLNEDTLKKVWILRRMLSGMTEEEGLTLILKKLQETETNEDFLALIDQQKVKY; translated from the coding sequence ATGGGCAACGGACAGGAAAAGAACGAACCAATCACCGTGAAGATCAACGACTTAGAGCAGATGACGATCAAACAGCTGTACGAACTGGCAAAGCAGTACGATATTCCTCGTTACACGAGCATGCGCAAGAGAGACATCATATTCGCTATCTTGGAGGCTCAGGCCAAGTCTCACGGTTTGATCTTTGGAGAAGGTGTCCTCGAGATCCTACCGGACGGATACGGTTTTCTGAGAAGCAGCGACAACCTGCTCCCTGGCAACAACGATATCTACATCTCGCAGTCGCAGATAAAGAAGTTCAACCTCAACACGGGTGACATCATATCTGGTGTCATAAGGCCTCCAAAAGAGGGTGAGCGCTACTTTGCGATGATCAAGATCGAGGCGGTCAACTACAAATCGCCCGAGCTAAGCAACGAGAGGGTCAACTTCGAGAACCTGACGCCCGACTATCCCAAAGAACGCTTCATACTCGAGACGAGTCGCGACGTGCTTTCCACACGACTGATAGACCTGTTTGCCCCCATGGGTAAGGGACAGAGAGGCCTCATCGTGGCACCACCCAAGGCGGGAAAGACGACACTCCTGAAAGAGATCGCCAACGGCATAGCGATAAACCATCCAGACACGATCAGGATCGTACTCTTGATCGACGAGAGACCCGAAGAGGTCACCGACATCAAAGAGTCCGTGAACGCGAAGGTGATCGCAGCTCCGTTCGATATGGCCCCAGACAAGCAGATCAAAGTCGCAGAACTCACTCTCGAGATGTCGAAAAGACTCGTTGAGTACGGTTACGATGTGGTCATACTGCTCGACAGCTTAACCAGGTTGGCGCGCGTTTACAACATCCAAGTTCCACCGAGTGGCAAACTTCTGAGCGGAGGTGTGGACCCCGCTGCCCTGTACAAACCGAAGCATTTCTTCGGTGCAGCGAGGAACACTCGCGAAGGTGGCAGCCTCACGATAATAGCCACCGCCCTCATAGAAACCGGTTCGAAGATGGACGAGGTCATATTCGAGGAATTCAAAGGTACGGGTAACATGGAATTGGTTTTGTCGAGGCAGCTCGCCAATAAACGCATCTTCCCCGCCATAAACCTGCAGCTCTCTGGAACGAGGAAGGAAGAACTCCTGTTGAACGAGGACACGCTCAAGAAGGTGTGGATCTTGAGAAGGATGCTCTCCGGAATGACGGAAGAGGAAGGTCTGACATTGATTTTGAAGAAGCTTCAAGAAACTGAGACGAACGAAGACTTCCTCGCGCTGATAGACCAGCAGAAGGTAAAGTACTGA
- the rplQ gene encoding 50S ribosomal protein L17: protein MRHRMVRSKVGSYGSHSRALIKNQLRELVEHRSIVTTVAKAKVVKRFFDKLMVKAVKASKSNDRAESVALRRQINRYLCDRKLTNKLVDEIAKNIGDRNSGFSRIVRIGQRRGDGAEMVLLQIVEKTNE, encoded by the coding sequence GTGAGACATCGAATGGTCAGGAGCAAAGTGGGCTCGTACGGTAGCCACAGCCGTGCGCTGATCAAAAACCAACTTCGAGAGCTCGTTGAGCATCGAAGCATCGTAACAACAGTGGCAAAGGCAAAGGTCGTGAAGCGTTTCTTTGACAAGCTCATGGTTAAGGCTGTGAAAGCCTCGAAGAGCAACGACAGGGCCGAAAGTGTGGCTTTGAGGAGACAGATCAACCGGTATTTGTGCGATAGAAAGCTCACGAACAAATTGGTGGACGAGATCGCTAAGAACATCGGCGACAGAAACAGTGGGTTTTCAAGAATCGTCAGGATCGGCCAGAGGAGAGGCGACGGAGCTGAAATGGTGCTTCTCCAGATAGTTGAGAAGACCAACGAGTGA
- a CDS encoding DNA-directed RNA polymerase subunit alpha, whose protein sequence is MEFMIPKRLKVEEERSEADCYYARYVFSPLEKGYGITIGNALRRVLLSSIPSIAIVGLRFIKPERYHEFDTLPGVKEDILEIILNLKKVQLRAEVPVRERIKIMVEKKGPGLLLAGDIKTPAGIEVVNPGLKIATLDEEADLLFELYVQAGKGFVPAQDIEEHPEIGSIPIDGVFSPVLRVNFKVESARVAKRTDYDKLVLEVWTKKSIFPHEALKRAIDTLMNHFKVIDESLPSTMAPLSAEFVTVTAQEETVAEQMPHVEEESIYSKKIDELELSIRSLNCLRRDKIETIGDLLKRTEEDLLKIKNFGPKSLEEVKQKLMEKFGLTIRKGG, encoded by the coding sequence ATGGAATTCATGATACCCAAGAGGTTGAAAGTGGAAGAAGAACGATCGGAGGCGGATTGCTACTACGCCAGATATGTTTTCTCGCCACTCGAGAAGGGATACGGTATCACCATAGGCAACGCACTGAGAAGAGTGCTTCTGTCGTCGATACCTTCCATAGCCATCGTGGGTCTGAGGTTCATAAAGCCCGAAAGATACCACGAATTCGACACGCTACCGGGTGTCAAAGAAGATATCTTGGAGATCATCCTCAATTTGAAGAAGGTCCAATTGAGAGCGGAAGTCCCCGTCAGAGAGAGAATCAAGATAATGGTTGAAAAGAAAGGGCCGGGCCTGTTGCTGGCCGGAGACATAAAGACACCCGCGGGTATCGAGGTCGTCAACCCAGGATTGAAAATAGCCACACTGGACGAAGAAGCAGATCTGTTGTTCGAACTCTACGTTCAGGCAGGAAAAGGCTTCGTGCCGGCTCAGGATATAGAAGAACACCCGGAGATAGGTTCCATACCGATCGATGGGGTCTTTTCGCCGGTCCTGCGGGTGAACTTCAAAGTTGAGAGCGCGAGGGTGGCCAAACGTACCGACTATGACAAACTCGTGCTCGAGGTCTGGACGAAGAAATCCATCTTTCCGCATGAGGCACTGAAGCGAGCGATTGATACCCTTATGAACCACTTCAAGGTCATAGACGAAAGTCTACCATCGACTATGGCACCGCTGTCTGCGGAGTTCGTCACAGTGACGGCACAGGAAGAGACAGTCGCCGAACAGATGCCACATGTTGAGGAGGAATCCATCTATTCTAAGAAGATAGACGAGCTCGAACTGTCTATAAGGTCTTTGAACTGCCTGAGAAGGGACAAGATCGAGACGATAGGTGATCTTTTGAAGCGCACAGAGGAAGATCTTTTGAAGATCAAGAATTTTGGACCGAAATCCCTCGAAGAAGTTAAGCAGAAACTGATGGAAAAGTTCGGTTTGACGATCAGGAAGGGAGGATGA
- the rpsD gene encoding 30S ribosomal protein S4, protein MARYTGPVCRLCRREGMKLYLKGERCFTEKCAFDRRPFAPGDHGRSRGKTSQYAFQLRSKQVMKRIYGILERQFRRYFDRALRMTGDTRENLVRLVESRLDNVVFRMGFAINRRQARQLVTHGHFLVNGKRVNIPSYLLKPGDIVEVKESSRSIEVIKRSVELAKGRTIAPWIQVDFDAYRGTFERAPKLEELTDLPVDVQAIVELYSR, encoded by the coding sequence ATGGCCAGATACACGGGACCTGTCTGTCGTCTCTGCAGGCGAGAAGGTATGAAGCTGTATCTGAAAGGCGAAAGGTGTTTCACGGAAAAGTGTGCGTTCGACCGCAGACCTTTTGCACCGGGAGATCATGGCAGAAGCAGAGGCAAGACGTCACAATACGCATTTCAGCTGAGATCAAAACAGGTGATGAAGAGAATCTATGGAATTCTGGAACGACAGTTCAGAAGGTATTTCGATCGAGCGTTGAGAATGACTGGCGATACGCGAGAGAACCTCGTTAGACTTGTGGAATCGCGCTTGGACAACGTCGTCTTCAGGATGGGTTTTGCCATCAATCGTAGACAAGCAAGACAGCTTGTCACGCATGGACACTTCCTGGTCAACGGCAAGAGAGTCAACATACCTTCTTACCTGTTGAAGCCAGGAGACATCGTTGAGGTCAAGGAATCGAGCAGATCGATCGAGGTCATAAAGAGATCCGTGGAACTCGCCAAAGGTAGAACGATCGCTCCATGGATACAAGTGGACTTCGACGCGTACCGTGGTACCTTTGAGAGGGCGCCGAAGCTCGAAGAGCTCACCGATCTGCCCGTCGATGTTCAGGCGATCGTCGAGCTCTACTCGAGGTGA
- the rpsK gene encoding 30S ribosomal protein S11 → MARRSESKKRRKVLIDRAIVHIKSTFNNTIVTLTDQDGAVLTWASGGTVGFEGTRKGTPYAAQLAADKVAKEALRMGIKRVDVLVKGPGPGREAAIRTLQAAGLEVDSIKDVTPIPFNGCRPKKKRRV, encoded by the coding sequence ATGGCAAGAAGATCCGAGAGCAAGAAGAGAAGAAAAGTACTGATCGATCGGGCGATCGTTCACATAAAGTCCACGTTCAACAACACCATCGTGACCCTGACGGACCAGGATGGTGCCGTTTTGACATGGGCAAGCGGAGGAACGGTCGGTTTCGAGGGAACCAGGAAAGGAACCCCGTATGCTGCACAGCTTGCAGCTGACAAAGTGGCGAAGGAAGCTTTGAGGATGGGCATAAAGAGAGTCGACGTGCTGGTTAAGGGACCAGGCCCTGGTCGAGAAGCGGCGATCAGAACCCTGCAGGCTGCCGGTCTGGAAGTGGATTCGATCAAGGATGTCACTCCGATACCGTTCAACGGTTGCAGACCGAAGAAGAAACGGAGAGTGTAA
- the rpsM gene encoding 30S ribosomal protein S13 has translation MARIMGVELPANKKCFVALTYIYGIGKTRAMEILKNTGVNMDKRVKDLTDEEVNRITKYIQDHFKVEGELRAEVNRNIKRLIDIGCYRGIRHKLGLPVRGQSTRHNARTRKGPRPSRIKTKKKKEQAV, from the coding sequence ATGGCGCGCATCATGGGAGTCGAGTTGCCCGCGAACAAGAAATGCTTCGTTGCTCTCACGTACATATACGGTATCGGCAAGACGCGGGCAATGGAGATACTCAAGAACACTGGCGTCAACATGGACAAACGAGTGAAAGATCTCACTGACGAAGAAGTCAACAGGATAACGAAGTACATCCAGGATCATTTCAAAGTAGAGGGAGAATTGAGGGCCGAGGTGAACAGGAACATCAAACGCTTGATTGACATAGGCTGCTACAGGGGTATTCGTCACAAGCTCGGCCTGCCGGTGCGTGGTCAGAGCACACGTCACAACGCTCGAACGAGGAAGGGTCCAAGACCAAGCAGGATCAAGACCAAGAAGAAGAAGGAACAAGCCGTTTGA
- the rpmJ gene encoding 50S ribosomal protein L36 has protein sequence MKVRSSVKKRCEYCQIVRRKGRVLVICKANPKHNQKQG, from the coding sequence GTGAAGGTTAGATCCTCCGTCAAAAAGAGGTGCGAGTACTGTCAAATCGTGAGGAGAAAAGGCAGAGTATTGGTGATATGCAAAGCGAACCCCAAACACAATCAGAAGCAGGGTTGA
- the infA gene encoding translation initiation factor IF-1 yields MPKEDVIKMEGTIVEARRNATFLVELDNGHKVLAQISGRMRKNFIKLLPGDRVVVELSIYDLTKGRIVYRKKLDKKSDVD; encoded by the coding sequence ATGCCCAAGGAAGACGTGATCAAAATGGAAGGTACCATCGTTGAAGCTCGGAGAAACGCGACGTTCCTCGTTGAACTTGACAACGGTCACAAGGTTCTGGCCCAGATCTCCGGGAGGATGAGGAAGAACTTCATCAAACTCCTTCCTGGGGACAGGGTCGTTGTGGAACTTTCCATATACGATCTCACCAAGGGAAGAATCGTGTACAGGAAAAAACTTGACAAGAAATCAGATGTGGATTAG
- the map gene encoding type I methionyl aminopeptidase, translating into MIRVKSPQEIERMRIACRSVAVVLKEIEAIVVEGATAADVEHFVEKRFKELKVKPAFKGYKGYKYATCVSVNEEILHGAPLKKKVFKKGDIVSVDVGAIYEGYYGDGATTYCVGEVDEIAKKLVDATRLALENAIRFAKKGYKVGDISYAIQSAVEAAGFNVIRDYVGHGVGRQLHEEPEIPNYGRPGTGVSLIPGMTLAIEVMACEGDWKTMLLDDGWTVIMADRKRSAHFEHTVLVQEDGAEVLTVDKE; encoded by the coding sequence TTGATCAGAGTGAAATCACCTCAGGAGATAGAGAGGATGAGGATCGCCTGTAGATCTGTGGCGGTCGTTCTCAAGGAAATCGAAGCGATCGTTGTGGAAGGCGCCACAGCTGCGGACGTGGAACATTTCGTTGAGAAGAGGTTCAAAGAGTTGAAAGTGAAACCGGCTTTCAAAGGCTACAAGGGATACAAGTACGCAACCTGTGTGTCGGTCAACGAGGAGATACTGCACGGTGCTCCTCTGAAAAAGAAGGTCTTTAAAAAGGGAGATATCGTCTCAGTGGACGTGGGTGCCATCTACGAAGGTTACTATGGGGACGGAGCGACGACTTACTGTGTCGGTGAAGTCGACGAAATCGCGAAGAAACTGGTCGATGCTACGAGGTTGGCTCTCGAAAATGCCATCCGCTTCGCGAAGAAGGGGTATAAGGTTGGAGACATATCGTACGCCATTCAAAGCGCTGTGGAAGCTGCCGGTTTCAACGTGATCAGGGACTACGTCGGTCATGGGGTCGGCAGACAGTTACACGAGGAGCCCGAGATACCCAATTACGGCAGGCCTGGAACGGGTGTCTCGCTCATTCCAGGTATGACGTTGGCGATAGAAGTGATGGCGTGCGAAGGAGATTGGAAAACCATGCTGCTCGACGATGGCTGGACCGTGATCATGGCCGACCGAAAGAGGAGCGCACATTTTGAACACACAGTGCTCGTGCAAGAGGATGGAGCCGAAGTTCTAACGGTTGACAAGGAGTGA